The following nucleotide sequence is from Aspergillus nidulans FGSC A4 chromosome I.
CTGAGGATTGATAACTCGGATAGCCGGGAGTGAAGTGGATGCTGGTTTTCTCTCGGAAGTGGATCATCCGAGTTTGCGGGGTTTGTCCCAGAATGAACACGTCTATGTGCAACAGGCGCCCCCTGAATCACAGGTCGTGAAATATCCGTCTGATTTTGGGCAGTGGACGAGAAAGCTCGGTTGTAGATGTCATCATCCAAAGCCGATGGCAACAGTGATTGACGCCTCGGGGGTATATGAGACTGAACAAAAGTCCTTGACCCTTCAGATGCTGTGTCGCGTTCGCCAAGCGGCTCCTTATCCATAAACCTGGGATCTTGGTTGGAGAGGCTGTAAGCATCTTCTGGGACACTTTGAATGTAATCTCCATACGATTCTTGACTAAGTGGGCGTTCAGGAAGCGCCTTGCTGTCAACATCTCGAAAAGGAAAATCCATACGCTGAAGCTCTGTAACCCGGATCATATATGTATCGCGCTATCCAAGCTGATGATTAGCTACAACTTTCAACATGGACACCTATACTTACAATTTCTTGAAGTTTGAGCTTTTCATCCTCTCCCCCATTGCTCCGGAGCATAACTAATTGCAGTAGCTGGCAAGCATCATTATAAGCCTCCATGGCGCCTTCAAAGTTTGCCGCGTTATCAAGAAGGACAGCAGTGTTTGCCTTCTGTAGAGCTTTAGAGAGCATTGCCTTTTGGGAAGGACCCTGTCTCCGCTTGTCGTTCTGGCTATGGGGTCGGGTTGTGATTTGAGAGGCAAAACCACCGTGCGTCCGTTCGAGCACTCCCTTCTCCGGTGAACGGCTGTGTGTTCGTGGTTCGTGCTGTGCGGATATGGACTCAAGATATGGAGGCTCTGGCTGCAATGAAAATGCGCCTGTGTTATGTGCTGTAGATTTGGACACCGTAGTCAGCTCCGTTCGATCTGACAACGGAATATCCATATGGCTTTTTTCAGTAGATGACTGAGAGTTATGATGTCTAATGAACGGCTCGTCCTTGCCGGTTGCATCATCGGTCTTTTTGAGCAAGTGAGCTTGGGGGCTGTTTTCTAAGCTCAACATCTTCTTGTAGGATAAATGGTTATCTGTAGCAAACAATCTAGGGGCACTCTCTTGACGCCGGTGGCTCACATAATTAGGCGAGAGACTGCTCGAGGTCGTTGAGTGCGACCATCGATTCAAGCTACCGAGACCCTCGTGGATATTGTCATCGTCCATATTGCTAGAAAAGTTAGAAACTCGGCCAAAAATGGTTCGGACATTCTTGATCTCACAACTTGTGGTCGGATTCGCCGGTGATTCCTTATCAGGATAGCCCCCTCGCGCATGCACTGGCTGTGGGAGATGACTCCGAATCAAGAATGTAAATAGAGCGTTTTTAGTTTCAAGTAGGATAGTCACATCCGACGATTGAAGCTAGGCCTGAAGCTTgcagcgacagcagcaacaaaggCAGCTGATGAGTGTAATCGTATTTGTGCGTAGAAGGAATTAAGGCGTCTTCAAACAGTCTCATTCGCAACCGACGACGACGATAAGTGGCGATAGCCGTCTAGCAACGGTAAGTCATTAGGGGGGCCATTCCTCATATGGGtcaaaaaagagaagacgaTGGCTGGGACGGAAAGGACCTGAGATATGAAACATACTTCATGGGAAGTGATAGCTCTAGCACCTAACGTAGTCAATGTGATTGAACATTGCGTTTCCAAAAGAAATACTCTGCGGTTTCTTTGCCAATATATATCAGTGCGTCCTTGCAATGATGTTCTGGTTTGTGTGATACAGAGCGCAGTCTCAATAATGCCCAGCGCAACTACAGCACTATCCACAGCCGCGCATGGTCTTCCGTGTCAGGCGCTATGAGTCTTTTTTGTATTTGCCTCGCTCTCAGATGGGATTTTTTCGCAGCAGGAGACCCAACTGAGCCTGGAATCTGTTGTTGACGTATTCGCGTATCGGCTTTGGCTCACGGGTGAAGGCAAAGTAACAAAGTCGGGAGAATCGAAGAATCTGTATCTGGAAAGCGCACTTGGCGGGGTTTGCTGAAACTCAAGCTGGCGTCGAGGATGAGGTAACGAGACGAGAACACCTTATATTGCCGACGTCCATACATTCCACTGGCATGAAAAGAGCAATGACATTGATCGAGGGGCTTATGCAAAGGCGGCTCAGGGGTGCTGGGTGGATCCGGGAAAAAGGCACTAGAGTAACTCCGTACAGTACACTACCGATGAGACTCAGATTCTCAAGATGTTTTTTGGATCTTGTGAACCATGCGGGGTTAAGACACTTCGATGCGACCAACATTAACCTAATATATTACATGAATCGAAATCACTTAGAAGCCAAGGATGAAGAATCATGAAAGTATTTGATGTGAGCAATGCGGGACACATGAACATATTCAAAACCGCAGGAGGAATTCAATACTGAGGTAAGGAGTCGACTATACGGGCTGATGGTTATGTTCAACCTAGCACAAAGCTATGAGCTTTTCACTTGACTCTCTTGAAACGATCACGCCCGCCTTTTTTATAGATATCGATGCTCCGTCAATCCTCCGACAAGCATATGCGTTCATATATCTATTATCACGTACTCAGGAACACTGCGAGGCAGAGCACATCTGTGTAAGAAAAGCATACGTCTATAGGACCGACCAATGCCACTGACTCATGATTAATATTATTGATTTTGCCTCAACTAGGAAAGAACAAACTACTAAGTATATTAGAGAAGGGGCCGTGCCTATCTTACTGCATAGCTTAAGCATGTCCCTCCAAGAAATTAGTGTCCGGGCCAGCACACAGCAAGAACACAGTACCTAGATATAATATCCGCTCCACCTTAGGAAGACtattcctcgtcctcatcctcgtcacttGTGGCTTCAATGTTCTCCCGCGAGGGGCGAGCCATTGGGAGTCCATCAGTCGAATCCTTCTTATCATTGCCACCGGTGCTTGTACCCTGGCCGACGTATTTCGGCCGAGGGATTGATAGACCTTTCTCTTGTAAAACAATCTCAATTTCAGGCAGTAGAGTCACCAGGGAGGAAAATTGATCGATTGGCAGCGAAATACCCTGAGTCGGAATGTTAGTACTGTAGGTATGTTTATCTCAGCAGCATCAGGCCTTTGAAGAAAATACCTTCTTTCCAGGGAGCTCTTCACCATCCTTCTCATAATACTCTCTAATATTGACCATTGTTTTACCTCGAAACGAAGATATAGTGACGCGGCGCATTTTGGAGATTTCCCAATAGATGTCTCCGTTTGAGTCTTCCTTTCTGGCCACGAGTTCTGGACGGGAATTATCGAAGCCAGCGACATCTGGAGCATTGGTTCTGGACTTCTTGCTAAGAGGAGGCTTGTCGACAAGAGAATGGTCAACGACTTCCGAGACACGCTTCCTAGACTGGGAAGCCATGATCGGGCGAATGTCCTAGGAAGTCAAACACAGAGATACAGAAAGGAATCTTGTATATTCCGTAGCTAAATCGGCGCTTATTTTCAGGATGTATTACTTTGACGATGGACCAAACTAGGAGGGCTAAAGTCGATCAGATAAAAGCCAGCCACGTGATTCTGAGCTTGCAGCCCAGATGGGTCATCAATGGAGAGTTCTGTTGCTGAAATCGCAATCAATGCACTTGCTCGCTCCTGCTTGTATTGAGTATTTCGTACGAAGGAATACTGAGCGCTAACTAGGCACCGCCTTTATCTCCGCCCCCCCTAGGCTATGTTAGGTCTAGAATACGTAAGGGCGCGTGTCGGCCCACACACGCTTTCGCTAGCAGTCTTAAAAAATCAAGTTCTACTTGAGACCAATTACTCTCTGAACTTTTCCACTCAGCAGTCATGGCGCACAACACTCCCACAGAAGCCACCGGAACGAGCTCAGCCTTGCAACAAATCCTCAATGTTTGGAGCCACATCAAGGTCAATAGCCCAATCTACAACTTTCTGCTTAGCGATGTGGACATCTACCACGCAGAAGAAGGCACTTTCTCTGCCCGGCTTGAGGTTGGCCCAAAGCATCTGAATTCTAAAGGTAGCCTACACGGCGTTTTCTCCGCCTGCGTCACAGACTGGGCTGGTGGTCTGGCAATTGCTTCATGTGGTTTGGAATCAACTGGAGTGAGCACCAACATTAACGTCAATTATTTGTCCACTGCAACCACTGGTGACTGGCTCGAGATTAGAGGCTATGCCAATAAAATTGGGAAATCACTTGCTTTTACCACAATAACCATCTCGAAACTTACTAGCTCCGGCGATACTACGCTGGTGGCCCAAGGTTCTCATACCAAATACGTCAGGGCACGTTAGCCCTTTTCGTTACAAAGGCTTGACTCAAGATTCGGAGCAAGCGACACCGCtatcttctttgcatctGGCACGAAGCACATGTACTTTGAGTGCCTGGATTCACTCGGACAGCGGAGATTCATTCATTCCACCGTTTTACTTCTGGCCTCCCCAATATTTCTGGGATATTCACGGTAAACTGTGGGTACATAATTTCAGATCATCTACATGCTTATACCAGCATTGTAATAGGCAGGATAAATTGGCTCGGTTTACGGAGTACAGGGTACACTCTGTACGTGACTCGGGTGTCGCATTGATTTAGAGTACGCAGATGTAGATCCAACTGTCTTTGGTAACCGAAACCTTGTTCATACGATATTTTCTCAAGCACTTTTCACGATTTCCGAGTacatggagaagagatgagTACGTATAGGCAGTGATACCCCGTAGTCTTGTTAATGGATTACGTAAGCACATACTTCAACTCCTGCTGGTTAATTTAGTCTTGACTTGTCCCAAGCCCCTTACAGTTATCATTCAAGAGCACCCTTCATCTTTACTTACACTACTTTGCCCAACTTGGAAGGCCGCCCTGGCCGGCTTGAGTGCTGCCCATGTACAGTTTAAGTCGTTCCCGCTGACCATGGACGCTCCAAACGATACCCTCCGATCTCAATCTGACCAGACTCCACAAACCGAACGACCTGCTTGCGAAGAGGGCACTAGGGGCCATAAAGATGGTCGATTGATACAAAATAATACTGATGGTGCCCGATTAAAGCAGTTGTTGGACACGGCGCTATGCTTTCTCTCAACATGCAGTAACGAAACGCTGCTTCTTGTACTATTCTGCCTCATGGGGACCACGTACATAGTCCTTGGAAGACTTGGGCTATTACTTATCGGCATGGCTCTTGGTGTCGCATTACATGCATCGTGGGTGGGCATGGATCAAAGTAATTCATCGGAAAATACCATTATCGGCAGGAAACAGCTCTCGTTGAGTATAGTCCATAAACTACTTCACTGGGAGGAAACCTATTTTGTTAAAGCCGATTCAAACGCTCACGGTGCTGGCGAAGATCATCATAGGGCTCTGTCGGTGTCGGATGTTGATGTACTCCCTTTTGGGCCCATCACGGCTAGCGCTTTACACTCATTAATCGAGGCGGCAATGCGAGATTATGTGAAGTAAGTTTCCGCATATTGTACAATTACACCGTCATAAGCTCATGAATTTGGAGAAAAGTTCTTGGTACGAGCCAATTCTTCCTTCCGAGTCGACATTTCCGAATGCTTGCCAGGCGGTTTTGACAAATTTCATCACCTCCATTGCCTCACATCTCTCTCGTAAACGAGCTGCAGATACTGTCTTAGAGTTTCTCACCAATTCATCTTCTATTATCATTGTATTCCTGAATGAGCTCTCTGCCGCTTTTCAGGCGGCTGGTCCTAACGTCACTGCAGAGCACGCCGTGCTACAATACATGGAATCGAATCCTGAGAGCAGTCTCTCGAGTCTTCTGgcgcatcagcaacagcgccaAAAGCTTCAAACCATCTCGGATGATCTTCTCTCCCGGTACCTGGATTCAAATGCATACAACTGTATTCCGGTCCGGAACTTCCTTCGTGAAATTTTGACAGGGATTGCCTTCGAGTCAACAATTACTAGTCTTTCGCGGCCTGAATTTATAAACGGCTGGATCATTTACTTATTTAGCGAGGGTGAATCCGAGATCATGAGTGCAATCGATGctggcttggagggagctcgcagccatggcgtaGCAGCGGCTAAAGATTCGGAAGAGACATCACGACCTGCTTCGATCTCTCAAAATGGAAGCGTGGCGGAAGGCAGTGTTTCCGCCTATCATGCTCCAAATGTCCCCGGTCAGGTGTTTGATAAGGCGGACAAAGCCACACGAGAAGCCATGTTGGAAGCCAAACGCCTGAGCGACATGATTGCAGCGCAAAATTTACCAAAGTATATTGAGGAGACAACGCAAAGCGAGATACGCGGAGAACATGGTACCCGAGATAACAATATCATAATTGCCAACGCAGGCGTGGAATGTTCTGCAGAAGAACAGCAGAGTAATGCAGCGATCGAATCTTACCCTTCTGAGTCGGCTCAAGACGTACAGCAAGTTCAACCCAGCGAACTGGGCGATTTGGTCACCCTGCCGTCATTACCACCTATGGAGACTTCCACGGGTTCGTCTTTAGGCAGTAATGTTACCACCTCAGCGCCCAGTCTTTTTCGTGCGTCTGTCACGGTGGATGATGGCTGCGATTCCAGAGACATGTCTGCATTGCGAACGAAACCTACATCAAACTACCTGATTCAGGTCGAGTTGCACTCCGGACATTCCAGTGGTTGGATGGTATTTAAGAAATATGCGGACTTCGAATCCATTCATGAAACATTAGTAACGATAGCAAGATTGAATCAACTGCACTTTGGAGATTCCTA
It contains:
- a CDS encoding transcriptional coactivator p15/PC4 family protein (transcript_id=CADANIAT00007241), encoding MASQSRKRVSEVVDHSLVDKPPLSKKSRTNAPDVAGFDNSRPELVARKEDSNGDIYWEISKMRRVTISSFRGKTMVNIREYYEKDGEELPGKKGISLPIDQFSSLVTLLPEIEIVLQEKGLSIPRPKYVGQGTSTGGNDKKDSTDGLPMARPSRENIEATSDEDEDEE
- a CDS encoding PaaI family thioesterase (transcript_id=CADANIAT00007242), yielding MAHNTPTEATGTSSALQQILNVWSHIKVNSPIYNFLLSDVDIYHAEEGTFSARLEVGPKHLNSKGSLHGVFSACVTDWAGGLAIASCGLESTGVSTNINVNYLSTATTGDWLEIRGYANKIGKSLAFTTITISKLTSSGDTTLVAQGSHTKYVRAR
- a CDS encoding PX domain protein (transcript_id=CADANIAT00007243) — encoded protein: MDAPNDTLRSQSDQTPQTERPACEEGTRGHKDGRLIQNNTDGARLKQLLDTALCFLSTCSNETLLLVLFCLMGTTYIVLGRLGLLLIGMALGVALHASWVGMDQSNSSENTIIGRKQLSLSIVHKLLHWEETYFVKADSNAHGAGEDHHRALSVSDVDVLPFGPITASALHSLIEAAMRDYVNSWYEPILPSESTFPNACQAVLTNFITSIASHLSRKRAADTVLEFLTNSSSIIIVFLNELSAAFQAAGPNVTAEHAVLQYMESNPESSLSSLLAHQQQRQKLQTISDDLLSRYLDSNAYNCIPVRNFLREILTGIAFESTITSLSRPEFINGWIIYLFSEGESEIMSAIDAGLEGARSHGVAAAKDSEETSRPASISQNGSVAEGSVSAYHAPNVPGQVFDKADKATREAMLEAKRLSDMIAAQNLPKYIEETTQSEIRGEHGTRDNNIIIANAGVECSAEEQQSNAAIESYPSESAQDVQQVQPSELGDLVTLPSLPPMETSTGSSLGSNVTTSAPSLFRASVTVDDGCDSRDMSALRTKPTSNYLIQVELHSGHSSGWMVFKKYADFESIHETLVTIARLNQLHFGDSYPHVPPWKGRTHQALARDLERYLQEALQLEPLAESVTMKRFLEKDRGLGIEAADLSEKPGFVFPGQATFENVGKGVLGVLTNGPRGVSGGSKAVLDSVSGVFGGGLGKKSPVALRADNDKVARKDPLKHGPALRKGDPKEEDLKPSTDTRGGASLSQTLKVCDSDDFATSGESAFPTESSTPVPTPESGGNPINKAGDQPWSVSASIDRVNQKVDSPSLLEEKQNNDIALMESRNSTETPAGRQSNPITGDETRVAVELIFAVINELYSLSSAWNIRRTLLNAAKSYILRPANPSLETIRRLLQDSMIDRHTTDEAIGTYLAKLQENALPTAEELNSWPPAMSDAEKERQREAARRILIQKGLPKAITGVMGAVASREALSKVFDSLQINIVARGLVFSIFLQAMRAIVF